In one Brassica oleracea var. oleracea cultivar TO1000 chromosome C9, BOL, whole genome shotgun sequence genomic region, the following are encoded:
- the LOC106313605 gene encoding uncharacterized protein LOC106313605 isoform X2 → MPLSLVQAASVSYLRSQSALPNPSSSVLLVQKSIFPDSKLTTFRRILRSSKKSSPRASLLETPVLWAGRICVFYALVRAGLAGSKSNPIVSGLESGGVDVEDDDGGTADLGFSKWIQNIKGKPDKDAADKRKLVSKWHPTTKGTLRRNYRVPSKGEGNRLLKAIASLLSDDDHFRDATSHKGCQIRRESAHGQSVCCNNVRALFDELPTPHLVVEITPFPAGPLTEIDYLKAEKLEKVLRSGPNI, encoded by the exons ATGCCACTGTCACTAGTCCAAGCCGCTTCAGTCTCATACCTGAGATCCCAATCAGCTCTTCCCAACCCTTCCTCCTCTGTTTTACTTGTCCAAAAGTCAATCTTTCCTGATTCAAAGTTAACAACTTTCCGCCGGATCCTTCGTTCCTCGAAGAAATCGTCCCCTCGTGCTTCCCTGCTCGAGACGCCTGTGTTGTGGGCTGGTCGAATCTGCGTCTTTTACGCGCTCGTCAGAGCTGGTTTAGCTGGATCCAAGTCTAACCCCATCGTCTCTGGTTTGGAGAGTGGCGGTGTTGATGTTGAAGATGATGATGGTGGTACTGCGGATCTTGGCTTCTCCAAGTGGATTCAGAACATTAAGGGCAAACCAG ATAAGGATGCAGCTGATAAGAGGAAGCTAGTGAGCAAATGGCACCCAACGACAAAGGGAACACTAAGAAGGAACTACAGGGTACCTTCCAAAGGCGAAGGAAACCGTCTCCTCAAAGCCATTGCCTCTCTTCTCTCAGATGATGACCATTTCAGAGATGCGACATCTCACAAG GGTTGTCAAATACGGAGAGAGAGTGCACACGGTCAAAGCGTCTGTTGCAACAACGTGAGAGCTCTGTTTGATGAGTTACCAACGCCGCATTTGGTGGTTGAGATCACACCTTTCCCAGCTGGTCCGCTTACGGAGATTGATTACCTTAAGGCCGAGAAGCTGGAAAAGGTTCTTAGGTCAGGCCCCAACATCTGA
- the LOC106315443 gene encoding proline dehydrogenase 1, mitochondrial-like: protein MATRLLRTNFIRRPHCFSSLRPVGSPTVTASTAAVPEILSFGQQAPEPPLHHPKHNQTHHDIDLSDQARLFASVPTPDLLRSTAVLHAAAIGPMVDVGSWVMSSKLMDNALTRGMVLGVVKGTFYDHFCAGEDASAAAERVRSVYEATGLKGMLVYGVEHADDAASCDDNMQHFLRTIEAAKSLPTSHFSSVVVKITAICPISLLKRVSDLLRWEHKSKSFKLSWKLKSFTVFSDSSPLYHTNSEPEPLTAEEERELEAAHVRIQDICRKCQESNVPLLIDAEDTILQPAIDYMAYSSAIMFNGDKDRPIVYNTIQAYLRDAGERLHLVVQEAEKEGVPMGFKLVRGAYMCSEGKLADSLGHKSPVHDTLQNTHACYNDCMTFLMEKASNGSGFGVVLATHNADSGRLASRKASELNINKKNGTIEFAQLYGMSDALSFGLKRAGFNVSKYMPFGPVETAIPYLVRRAYENRGMMASGALDRQLLRMELKRRLMAVIA, encoded by the exons ATGGCAACCCGTCTCCTCCGAACAAACTTTATCCGGCGACCTCACTGTTTCTCCTCTTTACGACCGGTGGGTTCTCCCACCGTGACGGCTTCAACAGCCGCCGTCCCGGAGATTCTCTCCTTCGGACAACAAGCACCAGAGCCACCACTCCACCACCCAAAACACAACCAAACTCACCATGACATTGATCTCTCCGACCAGGCCCGGCTCTTCGCCTCTGTCCCCACCCCCGATCTCCTCCGTTCCACCGCCGTGTTGCATGCGGCGGCCATAGGTCCAATGGTGGATGTTGGCTCGTGGGTCATGAGCTCTAAACTCATGGACAACGCTTTGACACGTGGCATGGTCCTTGGTGTTGTGAAAGGTACGTTTTATGACCATTTCTGTGCCGGTGAAGACGCCAGCGCCGCCGCGGAACGTGTGAGGAGCGTTTACGAGGCGACGGGTCTTAAAGGTATGCTTGTGTACGGCGTTGAACATGCCGATGACGCTGCATCTTGTGATGATAACATGCAACATTTCCTTCGAACCATTGAAGCTGCCAAGTCCTTACCAACATCCCAC TTTAGCTCAGTGGTCGTGAAAATAACTGCGATTTGTCCCATCAGTCTTCTAAAACGTGTGAGCGACTTGCTTCGTTGGGAACACAAGAGTAAGAGCTTCAAACTCTCATGGAAGCTCAAATCTTTCACGGTTTTCTCCGATTCAAGTCCTCTCTACCACACAAACTCAGAACCGGAACCGTTAACCGCTGAAGAAGAACGTGAGCTCGAAGCAGCTCACGTAAGGATCCAAGACATCTGCCGGAAATGCCAAGAGTCCAATGTGCCTTTGCTGATTGATGCGGAGGACACAATCCTCCAACCAGCGATCGACTACATGGCTTACTCATCAGCCATCATGTTCAATGGGGACAAAGACAGACCGATCGTTTACAACACGATTCAGGCGTACTTGAGAGACGCAGGCGAGAGGTTGCATTTGGTTGTACAAGAAGCCGAGAAAGAAGGTGTTCCTATGGGGTTTAAGTTGGTGAGAGGCGCTTATATGTGTAGCGAAGGTAAATTGGCAGATTCCTTGGGACACAAGTCACCAGTTCATGACACACTTCAGAACACGCATGCTTGCTACAATGACTGCATGACCTTCCTAATGGAGAAAGCCTCCAACGGATCGGGTTTCGGTGTCGTTCTTGCAACACATAATGCTGATTCGG GGAGACTTGCATCAAGGAAGGCGAGTGAGCTCAATATCAATAAAAAGAACGGGACCATAGAGTTCGCGCAACTATACGGTATGTCAGATGCATTGTCCTTTGGTTTAAAGAGAGCCGGGTTCAATGTCAGCAAGTACATGCCATTTGGACCGGTAGAAACCGCTATACCGTATCTGGTCAGACGTGCTTATGAGAACCGGGGGATGATGGCCAGTGGAGCCCTTGACCGTCAACTCTTGAG GATGGAACTTAAGAGAAGACTAATGGCCGTAATTGCGTGA
- the LOC106313605 gene encoding uncharacterized protein LOC106313605 isoform X1, translated as MPLSLVQAASVSYLRSQSALPNPSSSVLLVQKSIFPDSKLTTFRRILRSSKKSSPRASLLETPVLWAGRICVFYALVRAGLAGSKSNPIVSGLESGGVDVEDDDGGTADLGFSKWIQNIKGKPDVVFYYLCSDKDAADKRKLVSKWHPTTKGTLRRNYRVPSKGEGNRLLKAIASLLSDDDHFRDATSHKGCQIRRESAHGQSVCCNNVRALFDELPTPHLVVEITPFPAGPLTEIDYLKAEKLEKVLRSGPNI; from the exons ATGCCACTGTCACTAGTCCAAGCCGCTTCAGTCTCATACCTGAGATCCCAATCAGCTCTTCCCAACCCTTCCTCCTCTGTTTTACTTGTCCAAAAGTCAATCTTTCCTGATTCAAAGTTAACAACTTTCCGCCGGATCCTTCGTTCCTCGAAGAAATCGTCCCCTCGTGCTTCCCTGCTCGAGACGCCTGTGTTGTGGGCTGGTCGAATCTGCGTCTTTTACGCGCTCGTCAGAGCTGGTTTAGCTGGATCCAAGTCTAACCCCATCGTCTCTGGTTTGGAGAGTGGCGGTGTTGATGTTGAAGATGATGATGGTGGTACTGCGGATCTTGGCTTCTCCAAGTGGATTCAGAACATTAAGGGCAAACCAG ATGTTGTCTTTTATTATTTATGCTCAGATAAGGATGCAGCTGATAAGAGGAAGCTAGTGAGCAAATGGCACCCAACGACAAAGGGAACACTAAGAAGGAACTACAGGGTACCTTCCAAAGGCGAAGGAAACCGTCTCCTCAAAGCCATTGCCTCTCTTCTCTCAGATGATGACCATTTCAGAGATGCGACATCTCACAAG GGTTGTCAAATACGGAGAGAGAGTGCACACGGTCAAAGCGTCTGTTGCAACAACGTGAGAGCTCTGTTTGATGAGTTACCAACGCCGCATTTGGTGGTTGAGATCACACCTTTCCCAGCTGGTCCGCTTACGGAGATTGATTACCTTAAGGCCGAGAAGCTGGAAAAGGTTCTTAGGTCAGGCCCCAACATCTGA